The following coding sequences lie in one Phacochoerus africanus isolate WHEZ1 chromosome 12, ROS_Pafr_v1, whole genome shotgun sequence genomic window:
- the SHISA4 gene encoding protein shisa-4, whose amino-acid sequence MPPAGLRGAAPLAVIALLVLGAPLALAGEDCLWYVDRNGSWQPGFNCEFSTFCCGTCYQRYCCRDPTLLITERQQKHCLAFSPKTIAGIASAVILFVAVVATTICCFLCSCCYLYRRRQQLQSPFEGQEIPMTGIPVQPVYPYPQDPKAGPVPPQPGFMYPPSAPAPQYPLYPAGPPVYNPAAPPPYVPPQPSYPGA is encoded by the exons ATGCCGCCCGCGGGGCTCCGCGGGGCCGCGCCGCTCGCGGTGATCGCGCTCCTGGTGCTGGGGGCGCCCCTGG CGCTAGCCGGCGAGGACTGCCTCTGGTACGTGGATCGGAATGGCTCCTGGCAGCCGGGCTTTAACTGCGAGTTCTCAACCTTCTGCTGCGGGACCTGCTACCAGCGCTACTGCTGCAGAGACCCGACCTTGCTCATCACCGAGAGGCAGCAGAAGCACTGCCTGGCCTTCAG CCCCAAGACCATAGCAGGCATCGCTTCTGCCGTGATCCTCTTCGTGGCTGTAGTCGCCACCACCAtctgctgcttcctctgctccTGCTGCTACCTGTACCGCCGGcgccagcagctgcagagccCTTTTGAAG GCCAGGAGATTCCAATGACAGGCATCCCAGTGCAACCAGTGTACCCGTACCCCCAGGACCCCAAAGCCGGCCCTGTACCCCCCCAGCCTGGCTTCATGTACCCGCCTAGTGCTCCTGCGCCCCAGTATCCGCTCTACCCGGCGGGGCCCCCTGTCTACAACCCTGCAG ctccACCCCCCTACGTGCCCCCCCAGCCCTCCTACCCAGGAGCCTGA